The Daucus carota subsp. sativus chromosome 2, DH1 v3.0, whole genome shotgun sequence genome includes a window with the following:
- the LOC108208210 gene encoding two-component response regulator-like APRR1 yields the protein MYAYNNSSSCNSYSSNSNEDSYPCYPGDFLAHTQMPPLQLDSLIITNNGYDTVSAALMMKQEQLQSGGGRSSYASPTSLTQPSSDFMMQRSASSQSFQNHFNGFQYHQQLNHLSGFQDSGPVRKAFSTGDLERINMVQHQHRSDSPLSNESSIIECMNAKACKYSPEEKREKIEKYRNKRNLRNFNKKIKYECRKTLADSRPRIRGRFAKNSDESEKEGQLINEWNHVPAHNHVSLEQDDENWINFLDAFSSNLLP from the exons ATGTATGCTTATAACAACTCCAGTAGTTGTAATAGCTATAGCAGCAATAGTAATGAAGACTCCTACCCTTGTTATCCCGGGGACTTTCTTGCGCATACTCAGATGCCGCCTCTCCAACTGGATAGCCTGATAATAACAAACAATGGGTACGACACTGTGTCAGCTGCATTGATGATGAAACAAGAGCAGCTTCAGAGTGGTGGTGGTCGAAGTAGTTATGCCTCTCCTACTTCACTCACTCAGCCTTCCAGTGATTTCATGATGCAGAGGAGTGCGAGTAGTCAGTCGTTTCAGAATCATTTCAACGGCTTCCAGTATCATCAACAGCTCAACCACTTGTCCGGATTTCAGGATTCGGGCCCTGTGAGAAAGGCCTTCAGCACGGGCGATTTAGAG AGAATTAACATGGTACAACATCAGCATAGATCAGACAGTCCATTATCAAATGAGAGCAGCATTATTGAGTGTATGAACGCTAAAGCGTGCAAGTACAGCCCcgaagagaaaagagagaagATTGAGAAATACAGAAACAAGCGTAACCTCAgaaatttcaacaaaaaaatcaaG TATGAATGCAGAAAGACATTGGCTGATAGCCGACCAAGAATCAGAGGAAGATTTGCGAAGAACAGTGATGAAAGTGAAAAGGAAGGGCAGCTGATAAACGAGTGGAACCATGTCCCTGCTCATAACCATGTCTCTCTTGAACAAGATgatgaaaattggattaatTTTCTCGACGCTTTCTCATCCAATTTACTTCCTTGA
- the LOC108205993 gene encoding uncharacterized protein LOC108205993 isoform X1: MGFFDLNIPYSDSTNSTTRLKLIVKAMELGYTGIAYNRSIKGVMSESHRCSISLFPLSSLLKRLSPPSVEFHRSLLGVPKATPFRQYTRLTVLVDSSVQAAALNSGNPVLKTYDIVAVKPLNQMAFEQACRTCQVDLIAIDFSDKLPFRLKQPLVKAAIERGVYFEITYSSLIMDAQARRQFISNAKLLVDWTKGTYLIFSSAAPSITELRGPYDVANLMTLLGITMERAKAAISKNCRSLVADIIRKKKFYKEAIKVELVTKDPEFDEWLEWDPISSGEGDLLLDEMAKLFNASSKESNKVKAIDFVSVMDSLPANGLQIKDIMPITKPELEPFSGSNLPSSVKKTLELVDDPRAPNSDQSFDSTNFKKVSDESLKGSIKVSSVLDAATSNHGHDLNSLQFQTSTSTCETLVASHIDTLEGYDMQTEKDMATCQNKLQIDTLEGHDVQPESAMLTSQTKCPGEAVTVNTLSREEVIAKNCSALADTQTSTMLVDHNLPSHQGEQCKQLSCLNIVSCPQDVVMDEILNEEDIKVNAGDTVETLTVSKDYGSDCASKAYLPLNNTDAVLATTDETSLDTYMTYKPELCSVSDLSLHENRMIEQVKKTGAGDEASILGESSVLESHDLSPATNNPTADTPMEEQKQIENQYVTEQHVLNSSKIANAGTRRKKRKTPRSAGLFPFRRLWNPIQFKKSARTIKRKIVTR, encoded by the exons ATGGGTTTCTTTGATTTGAACATCCCTTACTCTGACTCAACCAATTCAACCACTCGATTGAAACTGATTGTGAAAGCAATGGAGCTAGGTTACACAGGAATCGCTTACAACCGTAGCATCAAAGGCGTCATGTCTGAATCTCACCGTTGTTCTATCTCCCTGTTTCCTTTATCTTCTCTACTCAAACGACTCTCTCCTCCGTCTGTTGAGTTTCATCGAAGTCTTTTAGGTGTCCCCAAAGCCACGCCTTTTCGCCAGTACACGCGATTGACGGTGCTCGTGGATAGCTCTGTGCAAGCGGCGGCGCTTAATTCCGGCAATCCTGTGTTGAAGACGTATGATATCGTTGCGGTGAAGCCGCTTAATCAGATGGCGTTTGAACAGGCGTGTCGGACTTGTCAG GTGGACCTAATTGCTATTGATTTCTCCGATAAGTTGCCGTTTCGCTTGAAGCAACCTCTGGTTAAAGCTGCAATTGAG CGCGGAGTGTATTTCGAGATTACTTATTCCAGTCTTATAATGGATGCACAAGCAAGAAGGCAATTCATATCCAATGCCAAG CTGCTTGTTGATTGGACTAAAGGAACATATCTCATCTTCTCAAGTGCTGCTCCTTCTATAACTGAGCTTAGAGGACCGTATGATGTCGCAAATCTAATGACTTTACTTGGGATCACAATGGAACGCGCAAAAGCAGCCATCTCCAAAAACTGTAG ATCACTTGTAGCTGATATAATaaggaaaaagaaattttacaaAGAGGCTATCAAAGTAGAACTAGTAACCAAAGATCCTGAGTTTGATGAGTGGCTTGAATGGGATCCCATCTCAAGTGGTGAAGGGGATCTGTTATTAGATGAAATGGCGAAGTTGTTCAATGCCTCCAGTAAAGAATCAAATAAAGTGAAAGCTATCGATTTTGTGTCAGTAATGGATAGCTTACCAGCAAATGGTTTGCAAATTAAGGATATCATGCCTATTACAAAGCCCGAATTGGAGCCCTTTAGCGGTAGCAACTTGCCTTCCTCTGTAAAGAAAACCTTGGAGCTGGTTGATGATCCTAGAGCACCTAATTCCGATCAGAGTTTCGACTCGACCAACTTTAAAAAAGTGTCAGATGAGAGTTTAAAAGGTTCCATAAAAGTTTCAAGTGTCTTGGATGCAGCCACTAGCAATCATGGACATGATTTAAATAGTTTGCAGTTTCAAACTTCCACCAGTACTTGTGAAACTCTTGTAGCATCACATATTGATACTTTAGAAGGTTATGATATGCAAACAGAGAAGGATATGGCTACTTGTCAAAATAAGTTACAGATTGATACTCTAGAAGGTCATGATGTGCAACCAGAAAGTGCCATGCTTACTAGTCAAACTAAATGTCCTGGGGAAGCTGTGACAGTCAACACTCTGAGCAGAGAGGAAGTAATTGCTAAAAACTGTAGTGCTCTCGCTGATACACAAACTTCTACGATGTTGGTTGATCACAATCTCCCTTCTCATCAAGGTGAACAATGCAAGCAATTAAGTTGTTTAAACATAGTTTCATGTCCCCAAGATGTTGTGATGGATGAAATTTTAAATGAGGAAGATATTAAAGTTAATGCTGGTGATACTGTTGAAACTTTAACTGTATCAAAAGATTATGGTTCCGACTGTGCGAGTAAAGCGTACCTACCCTTGAATAATACAGATGCAGTTCTGGCCACAACAGATGAAACCTCACTAGATACATATATGACGTATAAACCAGAGCTGTGCTCTGTGTCTGATTTGTCTTTGCATGAAAATAGAATGATAGAACAAGTTAAAAAAACTGGTGCTGGTGATGAAGCTAGTATTTTGGGCGAATCGTCTGTTTTAGAATCTCATGATTTGTCACCTGCCACCAATAATCCAACAGCTGATACACCCATGGAAGAGCAAAAACAGATTGAAAATCAGTATGTAACAGAACAGCATGTTCTGAATAGTTCCAAAATAG CAAATGCAGGTACCCggagaaaaaaaagaaagacaCCTCGTTCTGCTGGTCTGTTCCCTTTTAGACGTTTATGGAATCCTATACAATTTAAGAAGAGTGCCCGgactataaaaagaaaaattgtaaCTAGGTAA
- the LOC108205993 gene encoding uncharacterized protein LOC108205993 isoform X2 produces MGFFDLNIPYSDSTNSTTRLKLIVKAMELGYTGIAYNRSIKGVMSESHRCSISLFPLSSLLKRLSPPSVEFHRSLLGVPKATPFRQYTRLTVLVDSSVQAAALNSGNPVLKTYDIVAVKPLNQMAFEQACRTCQVDLIAIDFSDKLPFRLKQPLVKAAIERGVYFEITYSSLIMDAQARRQFISNAKLLVDWTKGTYLIFSSAAPSITELRGPYDVANLMTLLGITMERAKAAISKNCRSLVADIIRKKKFYKEAIKVELVTKDPEFDEWLEWDPISSGEGDLLLDEMAKLFNASSKESNKVKAIDFVSVMDSLPANGLQIKDIMPITKPELEPFSGSNLPSSVKKTLELVDDPRAPNSDQSFDSTNFKKVSDESLKGSIKVSSVLDAATSNHGHDLNSLQFQTSTSTCETLVASHIDTLEGYDMQTEKDMATCQNKLQIDTLEGHDVQPESAMLTSQTKCPGEAVTVNTLSREEVIAKNCSALADTQTSTMLVDHNLPSHQGEQCKQLSCLNIVSCPQDVVMDEILNEEDIKVNAGDTVETLTVSKDYGSDCASKAYLPLNNTDAVLATTDETSLDTYMTYKPELCSVSDLSLHENRMIEQVKKTGAGDEASILGESSVLESHDLSPATNNPTADTPMEEQKQIENQYVTEQHVLNSSKIGTRRKKRKTPRSAGLFPFRRLWNPIQFKKSARTIKRKIVTR; encoded by the exons ATGGGTTTCTTTGATTTGAACATCCCTTACTCTGACTCAACCAATTCAACCACTCGATTGAAACTGATTGTGAAAGCAATGGAGCTAGGTTACACAGGAATCGCTTACAACCGTAGCATCAAAGGCGTCATGTCTGAATCTCACCGTTGTTCTATCTCCCTGTTTCCTTTATCTTCTCTACTCAAACGACTCTCTCCTCCGTCTGTTGAGTTTCATCGAAGTCTTTTAGGTGTCCCCAAAGCCACGCCTTTTCGCCAGTACACGCGATTGACGGTGCTCGTGGATAGCTCTGTGCAAGCGGCGGCGCTTAATTCCGGCAATCCTGTGTTGAAGACGTATGATATCGTTGCGGTGAAGCCGCTTAATCAGATGGCGTTTGAACAGGCGTGTCGGACTTGTCAG GTGGACCTAATTGCTATTGATTTCTCCGATAAGTTGCCGTTTCGCTTGAAGCAACCTCTGGTTAAAGCTGCAATTGAG CGCGGAGTGTATTTCGAGATTACTTATTCCAGTCTTATAATGGATGCACAAGCAAGAAGGCAATTCATATCCAATGCCAAG CTGCTTGTTGATTGGACTAAAGGAACATATCTCATCTTCTCAAGTGCTGCTCCTTCTATAACTGAGCTTAGAGGACCGTATGATGTCGCAAATCTAATGACTTTACTTGGGATCACAATGGAACGCGCAAAAGCAGCCATCTCCAAAAACTGTAG ATCACTTGTAGCTGATATAATaaggaaaaagaaattttacaaAGAGGCTATCAAAGTAGAACTAGTAACCAAAGATCCTGAGTTTGATGAGTGGCTTGAATGGGATCCCATCTCAAGTGGTGAAGGGGATCTGTTATTAGATGAAATGGCGAAGTTGTTCAATGCCTCCAGTAAAGAATCAAATAAAGTGAAAGCTATCGATTTTGTGTCAGTAATGGATAGCTTACCAGCAAATGGTTTGCAAATTAAGGATATCATGCCTATTACAAAGCCCGAATTGGAGCCCTTTAGCGGTAGCAACTTGCCTTCCTCTGTAAAGAAAACCTTGGAGCTGGTTGATGATCCTAGAGCACCTAATTCCGATCAGAGTTTCGACTCGACCAACTTTAAAAAAGTGTCAGATGAGAGTTTAAAAGGTTCCATAAAAGTTTCAAGTGTCTTGGATGCAGCCACTAGCAATCATGGACATGATTTAAATAGTTTGCAGTTTCAAACTTCCACCAGTACTTGTGAAACTCTTGTAGCATCACATATTGATACTTTAGAAGGTTATGATATGCAAACAGAGAAGGATATGGCTACTTGTCAAAATAAGTTACAGATTGATACTCTAGAAGGTCATGATGTGCAACCAGAAAGTGCCATGCTTACTAGTCAAACTAAATGTCCTGGGGAAGCTGTGACAGTCAACACTCTGAGCAGAGAGGAAGTAATTGCTAAAAACTGTAGTGCTCTCGCTGATACACAAACTTCTACGATGTTGGTTGATCACAATCTCCCTTCTCATCAAGGTGAACAATGCAAGCAATTAAGTTGTTTAAACATAGTTTCATGTCCCCAAGATGTTGTGATGGATGAAATTTTAAATGAGGAAGATATTAAAGTTAATGCTGGTGATACTGTTGAAACTTTAACTGTATCAAAAGATTATGGTTCCGACTGTGCGAGTAAAGCGTACCTACCCTTGAATAATACAGATGCAGTTCTGGCCACAACAGATGAAACCTCACTAGATACATATATGACGTATAAACCAGAGCTGTGCTCTGTGTCTGATTTGTCTTTGCATGAAAATAGAATGATAGAACAAGTTAAAAAAACTGGTGCTGGTGATGAAGCTAGTATTTTGGGCGAATCGTCTGTTTTAGAATCTCATGATTTGTCACCTGCCACCAATAATCCAACAGCTGATACACCCATGGAAGAGCAAAAACAGATTGAAAATCAGTATGTAACAGAACAGCATGTTCTGAATAGTTCCAAAATAG GTACCCggagaaaaaaaagaaagacaCCTCGTTCTGCTGGTCTGTTCCCTTTTAGACGTTTATGGAATCCTATACAATTTAAGAAGAGTGCCCGgactataaaaagaaaaattgtaaCTAGGTAA